A window from Chitinivibrionales bacterium encodes these proteins:
- a CDS encoding activase: MKTLGICFGATTVQIVGLVIDKNRILIELSRRIAHQGDPHGVTSKYLKGENIHHYDAVAVTGRNLRSQITLSKISEPVAMEYALKEVYADKQVPEYVISLGGETHMAYRIGEKGDILSVNSGTKCASGTGEFFLQQIRRMDLNIDEAVSLAQRGEPHKIAGRCAVFCKSDVTHALNKGEPKENVAAGLCSMIADKIGELTKDSAPSSIALVGGGSKNTAVVKILKQRYPLVDIPAQADVFEAFGAAIWAMHNECKPIHSNRRVFSNNKEGSFGFHPPLSNALSLVDYKEQNHGTPREGDVYILGLDVGSTTTKAVLIRAEDKMIISSVYLRTNSDPTGASRRCYEAIARDLGAIDVTIIGLGVTGSGRQIAGLHALTDNITNEIIAHATAAAWFDSDVDTIFEIGGQDAKYTYLTNGVPSNYAMNEACSAGTGSFLEEAAIESLGVDTKDIADHAFASRRPPNFSDQCAAFISSDIKRAVMEGLRGDDIIAGLVYSICCNYLNKVKGSRPMGRKIFMQGGVCYNQAVPAAMASLIRTRIVVPPDPGLMGAFGAALEVARRLDSGQCSPAPFDLGQLAQRTATREGVFTCGGGKERCDRKCTIAKIRIEGRRYPFGGICDKYYNQRMNKNVDTAFLDLVAKRHHMLIEAANSACASAEHYNRHARKSVGISNSFLTHSLLPLYARFFSELGFSIVLSDEIDSRGLSRTQASFCLPAELAHGSFYHLLKRNPDYIFLPHIMLMPVNTKSAQGRVCFIAQGEPYYLKSTFRREIEASRSRIISPVVQMESSYQDGESGFVTAAREMGVGARRARAAFTKACAYQETFEQRLRQEGKKALAFLDDHPETFGIALFGRSYNAYAGDANMGIPHKIASRGHMVIPLDMLPIDNYPVHTKDYWALGQKIMKGARFVAERKNLYACYITNFSCGPDSFLLTWFGEIMGQKPSLALELDQHTADAGIDTRIDAAIDIINHYRTSEPEVQISESTFRRAQMVPGKMKVVACDGHIYPVTHPRVEVVIPPMGEWYAQGLVSVLRGRGIRARALPVPDEQTLMEGRKNASCKECFPFILLAGAYSRFLREAPRDPGTISLLSVATGGGPCRLGQYARGLELLIKRWRIPDAAVLTISDEDGFSGLGYGVLLRSWQVIVVSDVFSDIRSLLNVAAVDPAAANKVLDSSWNRILEFFERKYHGSFVALLRQISERLRRIPLRCDPDDIPVVTLTGEIFVRREEFSRKNILEYFETNGIMVKVAPMSECLLYSNFVIQNKLCEKQPTFPARMSAGLVGGVQQFWDRTIRSQLARSGLCRKGTLDIKATIHGVKHLINPQFHGEHALTVGLSMHEIRNGSCGVVAIGPFGCMQTRIAESILKNEMNTAGRTRSTGGNGRAAVSGGSDILPFMAIETDGNRFPQSVEANLEAFVMRVKAIHRSLRKGQGKNRQGKKYRSRADGVIDAVVVSKKDECTDTQRDIAENLLKKKREDQ; encoded by the coding sequence ATGAAAACACTCGGAATCTGCTTTGGTGCAACAACCGTTCAAATTGTCGGTTTAGTAATTGATAAGAATAGAATTCTGATTGAATTGTCACGCCGCATAGCTCATCAGGGAGATCCCCATGGGGTGACAAGCAAATATCTGAAGGGAGAAAATATCCATCACTACGATGCCGTTGCGGTAACCGGAAGAAACCTCCGGTCTCAGATTACTTTGTCGAAAATTTCAGAGCCGGTAGCAATGGAATATGCGCTCAAGGAGGTCTATGCCGATAAACAGGTTCCGGAGTATGTGATCAGCCTTGGTGGCGAGACGCATATGGCCTATCGTATCGGCGAAAAGGGGGATATTCTGAGTGTTAATTCGGGAACCAAATGCGCCTCGGGAACAGGAGAATTCTTTTTGCAGCAGATTCGTAGGATGGATTTGAATATCGATGAAGCTGTTTCGCTGGCGCAACGGGGGGAACCGCATAAGATTGCCGGCCGATGTGCGGTTTTTTGCAAAAGCGATGTTACCCATGCTCTTAATAAGGGGGAGCCAAAGGAAAACGTCGCCGCAGGGCTCTGTTCGATGATTGCGGATAAAATAGGCGAGTTGACAAAAGATTCCGCCCCTTCATCCATCGCCCTTGTCGGTGGTGGTTCGAAAAACACCGCTGTTGTCAAAATTCTCAAGCAACGGTATCCACTGGTGGATATTCCCGCTCAAGCCGATGTATTCGAAGCTTTTGGAGCGGCCATATGGGCCATGCATAATGAGTGCAAACCGATTCATTCTAACAGGCGGGTGTTTTCGAATAATAAAGAGGGATCATTCGGATTTCATCCTCCACTCAGCAATGCCTTGAGTCTGGTTGATTATAAAGAACAGAATCACGGCACCCCCCGGGAAGGGGATGTTTATATTCTGGGGCTTGATGTCGGTTCTACAACAACAAAGGCGGTGCTTATTCGTGCAGAAGATAAAATGATAATTTCTTCTGTCTATTTGCGCACCAACAGCGATCCGACAGGCGCCTCCCGCCGTTGTTACGAGGCCATTGCCCGTGATCTTGGTGCAATCGATGTGACGATTATCGGGTTGGGAGTAACCGGCTCGGGCCGTCAGATTGCAGGGCTGCATGCCCTCACCGACAATATTACCAATGAAATTATCGCCCATGCAACAGCAGCAGCCTGGTTCGACAGTGATGTCGATACTATTTTCGAGATCGGCGGCCAGGATGCCAAATATACGTATTTGACAAATGGGGTGCCTTCAAATTATGCCATGAACGAAGCATGCAGCGCGGGTACCGGCTCTTTTCTGGAAGAAGCTGCTATTGAAAGTCTTGGTGTTGATACAAAAGACATTGCCGATCATGCATTTGCAAGCAGGCGTCCCCCCAACTTTTCGGATCAGTGTGCGGCATTTATTTCAAGCGATATCAAACGGGCTGTCATGGAAGGCCTAAGGGGTGATGATATCATTGCCGGGCTGGTCTATTCAATCTGCTGCAATTATCTGAATAAGGTAAAGGGTTCCCGCCCGATGGGCCGCAAAATTTTCATGCAGGGTGGGGTCTGCTATAACCAGGCTGTTCCTGCTGCAATGGCGTCGCTTATCAGAACCCGAATTGTTGTTCCTCCCGACCCGGGTTTAATGGGCGCCTTTGGTGCGGCTTTAGAAGTTGCGCGGCGCCTGGATTCCGGACAATGTTCACCCGCCCCTTTTGACCTCGGTCAACTTGCGCAACGTACTGCCACGCGTGAAGGCGTTTTTACCTGCGGAGGCGGCAAAGAACGGTGCGACCGGAAATGTACTATAGCCAAAATCCGCATCGAGGGCCGTCGGTATCCCTTTGGCGGTATCTGCGACAAGTATTACAACCAGAGGATGAATAAAAATGTGGATACAGCTTTTCTCGATCTTGTGGCAAAACGGCATCATATGCTTATCGAAGCCGCCAATTCGGCCTGTGCATCCGCCGAACATTACAACAGACATGCAAGAAAAAGCGTGGGGATCTCCAATTCCTTTCTTACCCATTCACTGCTGCCTCTGTATGCACGTTTTTTCTCCGAATTGGGCTTCTCGATTGTTCTTTCCGATGAGATCGATTCCCGGGGGCTTTCCCGAACCCAGGCATCATTCTGTTTACCGGCCGAGTTGGCACACGGAAGTTTTTATCATCTTTTAAAAAGAAATCCCGATTATATTTTCCTTCCCCATATCATGCTCATGCCGGTAAATACGAAGTCTGCCCAGGGGCGGGTCTGTTTTATCGCTCAGGGAGAACCGTATTACCTTAAGTCAACATTTCGCCGCGAGATAGAAGCTTCACGTTCCAGAATTATCTCTCCGGTGGTGCAAATGGAATCATCGTACCAGGACGGCGAAAGTGGATTTGTTACGGCCGCTCGGGAGATGGGAGTTGGAGCACGACGGGCCCGTGCTGCATTCACCAAAGCCTGTGCTTATCAGGAAACATTCGAACAACGGCTCAGGCAGGAGGGAAAGAAAGCGCTTGCCTTTCTTGATGATCATCCCGAAACCTTCGGTATCGCACTCTTCGGACGGTCCTATAATGCCTATGCAGGCGATGCCAACATGGGGATTCCTCATAAAATCGCGTCTCGGGGGCATATGGTCATACCCCTCGACATGCTCCCGATTGACAATTATCCGGTCCATACAAAAGACTATTGGGCACTGGGACAAAAAATTATGAAGGGCGCCCGGTTTGTTGCGGAACGTAAAAATCTCTATGCCTGCTACATTACCAATTTCTCCTGTGGCCCCGATTCTTTTCTTCTTACCTGGTTTGGAGAAATTATGGGACAAAAACCATCACTCGCTCTCGAACTCGATCAACATACAGCCGATGCAGGTATCGACACCCGTATCGATGCCGCTATCGATATCATCAACCACTACCGGACATCCGAACCCGAAGTACAGATTTCAGAATCGACTTTTCGCAGGGCGCAGATGGTACCGGGTAAAATGAAAGTGGTTGCATGCGACGGCCATATCTATCCTGTAACCCATCCACGGGTCGAGGTTGTCATTCCACCGATGGGTGAATGGTATGCTCAAGGCCTTGTGTCGGTGTTGAGAGGAAGAGGTATCCGGGCACGGGCTCTTCCTGTACCCGATGAGCAGACACTCATGGAAGGCCGGAAGAATGCATCTTGTAAAGAGTGCTTTCCCTTTATTCTCCTCGCAGGAGCATATTCCCGGTTTTTGCGGGAAGCACCACGTGATCCGGGAACAATCAGCTTGCTCAGTGTTGCCACCGGCGGGGGGCCGTGCAGGCTCGGTCAGTATGCCCGGGGACTCGAGCTGCTTATTAAACGATGGCGTATCCCTGATGCTGCGGTGCTGACTATTTCGGATGAAGACGGGTTCAGTGGGCTCGGGTATGGAGTCCTTTTGCGGTCTTGGCAGGTGATTGTTGTCTCGGACGTTTTTAGTGACATACGAAGCCTTCTCAATGTCGCGGCGGTCGATCCTGCAGCCGCAAACAAAGTGCTGGATTCATCATGGAACCGGATACTGGAGTTTTTTGAACGGAAATATCACGGTTCCTTTGTGGCACTTCTTCGGCAAATTAGTGAACGGTTGAGAAGGATTCCACTGCGGTGCGATCCTGATGATATCCCGGTTGTGACGCTGACAGGTGAGATATTTGTACGCAGGGAAGAATTTTCGCGGAAAAATATACTGGAGTATTTTGAAACCAATGGTATCATGGTCAAGGTAGCGCCCATGTCGGAATGTCTGCTCTATTCCAATTTTGTCATTCAGAATAAGCTTTGCGAAAAGCAGCCGACTTTTCCCGCACGCATGAGTGCAGGGCTTGTGGGCGGTGTTCAACAGTTCTGGGACCGTACAATCCGATCCCAGCTCGCGAGATCGGGACTCTGCCGTAAGGGTACGCTTGATATCAAAGCCACTATCCATGGAGTAAAACATCTTATAAATCCTCAGTTTCATGGAGAACATGCCTTGACCGTCGGGTTATCGATGCATGAAATACGTAACGGTTCATGTGGAGTAGTTGCTATCGGGCCCTTCGGATGCATGCAGACCAGAATTGCCGAATCGATTCTGAAAAACGAGATGAATACTGCAGGAAGAACTCGGTCGACCGGAGGTAATGGTCGCGCTGCCGTAAGTGGTGGTTCGGACATTCTTCCTTTTATGGCTATCGAAACCGATGGGAACCGGTTCCCACAGAGCGTTGAAGCCAATCTGGAGGCCTTTGTCATGCGGGTCAAGGCAATTCACCGAAGCTTACGGAAAGGGCAGGGCAAAAATCGACAGGGTAAAAAATACCGGTCCCGGGCGGATGGTGTAATCGATGCCGT
- a CDS encoding cytochrome c, which produces MFQGESFMKKPSRIVISVLSTIAVLAIIVLIFIFSGLYNIAATEPHNPLIGWAFSTIQERSIKTLAPDDAAVQASEELFEGYQKFSAMCVLCHGSPTRTRWEPARYMLPQPPNLKEEAAEWSLAELVWIVEHGLKMTGMPAFGPSHSPDEIIQIATFVDTLPGFSVSEYKEFTRHPPTEAPMEEEEEIKDFEKE; this is translated from the coding sequence ATGTTTCAAGGAGAATCTTTTATGAAAAAACCGTCACGGATCGTTATCTCCGTTCTTTCCACAATTGCAGTTCTTGCCATTATTGTGCTTATTTTCATATTTTCGGGTCTCTACAATATTGCTGCTACCGAACCTCATAATCCATTAATCGGATGGGCATTTAGTACAATACAAGAGCGTTCGATTAAAACTCTTGCTCCTGATGATGCCGCAGTCCAGGCATCGGAGGAGCTATTTGAAGGCTATCAGAAATTTTCAGCCATGTGCGTTTTGTGTCACGGATCTCCGACCCGGACCCGGTGGGAACCGGCCCGGTATATGCTGCCCCAACCACCGAACCTGAAGGAAGAGGCTGCTGAATGGTCGCTTGCAGAACTCGTATGGATCGTGGAGCATGGCTTAAAAATGACCGGTATGCCCGCCTTCGGTCCATCCCATTCGCCGGATGAGATTATACAGATAGCGACATTTGTGGATACACTTCCAGGCTTCAGCGTATCGGAGTATAAAGAATTTACCCGTCATCCGCCCACGGAGGCGCCGATGGAGGAAGAGGAAGAGATTAAAGATTTCGAGAAGGAATAG
- a CDS encoding PAS domain S-box protein — MGDGIHAIGRGAFNDRDKMAYMESIIDSAHEALVVLDDTMHVVSANRYFFLKFQVSPEETEGRVIYELGNGQWNISQLRELLETIIPRQAVVDNFEVRHRFEHIGEKVMLLNARRMIREEGKPALILLAIEDITEQYNAQRKLEQSESLYRKFVEEGNSIIIGFDRKGRITFFNRFSEKIFGYERNDLLGMPLIGTIIPTVDSRGNNNSTILRDIFAHPKRYYSQESEGMCKDGRRVWFSWSARAIDDDSGTPVEILIDGNDITELAATRRQLEEKSATLDVLLDFIPEGILITDSDHRVQNASRRMAELFGVPVEKLLHTSDTARLDMLELYLPDGERVCAQDLPLAKAIITGKAYADFEIMLKRNGSTVMFSVNAAPVRDSEGNVTGAIGGWRDVTKIKKAERILRENETLLASILEQLPLGIGVLDQEGRFILSNSITREFGLERYMPSRDPELKELWLAIDDEGRLLPPEQWPDARALRGETVRPGVEFVYTSRTGEDQWVKISAVPFRCDKKEISGAIFVAEDITARKRVEAERENLLNQIATERQRLDTILRRLPAGVMIAVAPSGEIIYTNEYAQNLFGPEYPHDGIEHYINGWKPYHSDGSPYPLEDIPLTRALRGQTTTGREMRFKHKSGTGWIDTEVSGAPIMDAEGNIVEGVITLMDITERKRIEDELQQKTAQLEATINSIPHGYVVYSTDGTILRMNDIAKEMSGFSEADFYKDSAQRLQLFRVFSPDGEPIPLEQIPVRRAFKGETVRNEIMRVRPRANHDFWLSVSASPIIEQDTGISGAVMAFVDISPLHELQERLADERNFMDAVLQTSGALIMVIHKNGKIVRCNRACEQSTGFSADEINNHSLSELLSGEERKKNDKVVERLFAGESIVENEIYWLTKSGEQRFIRWRNSAMYDDNGNPEYIIATGFDITERKDLEEELNRRAEQLATANRDLESFSYSVSHDLRNPLQTITAYTSLLEEVYTDQISKECMEHLKHIDVEVEKMGRLIDDMLNLSRIGKQEMNRKDVNLSNIVRTSLKEFGISQSDRKAEFVVQDDLHANADKRLISLAIENLLRNAWKFTSKRETTRIEFGATAHDGEAVFFIRDNGAGFDMQFAQTIFEPFKRVHKEKEYHGTGVGLSIVQRVINRHGGRIWAEGEEDKGAVFYFTLG, encoded by the coding sequence ATGGGTGACGGCATTCATGCAATCGGCAGGGGAGCCTTTAATGACCGGGACAAAATGGCGTATATGGAAAGTATTATCGATTCGGCCCATGAGGCGCTAGTAGTGCTCGACGATACTATGCACGTGGTATCGGCCAACAGGTACTTTTTTCTGAAATTTCAGGTATCACCTGAGGAGACCGAAGGACGGGTGATTTATGAACTTGGGAACGGGCAATGGAATATTTCGCAGTTGCGGGAATTGCTCGAAACGATAATCCCCCGGCAGGCGGTTGTCGATAATTTCGAGGTACGACACCGGTTTGAACATATCGGTGAAAAGGTCATGCTGCTCAATGCCCGTCGGATGATACGAGAAGAAGGAAAACCGGCGTTGATTCTCCTGGCGATCGAAGATATTACCGAACAATATAATGCTCAAAGAAAACTTGAGCAATCAGAGTCATTGTATCGTAAATTCGTTGAAGAAGGGAACAGCATTATTATCGGTTTCGACCGGAAGGGGAGGATTACCTTTTTCAACAGATTCAGTGAAAAGATATTTGGTTATGAGCGCAACGACCTTCTTGGCATGCCGCTGATCGGAACGATTATTCCCACGGTCGATTCCCGGGGGAACAACAACAGTACTATTCTGCGGGATATTTTTGCCCATCCGAAGAGATATTATTCTCAGGAAAGTGAAGGAATGTGCAAAGACGGCCGGCGAGTATGGTTTTCCTGGAGCGCAAGGGCTATAGATGATGACTCCGGAACTCCTGTCGAAATCCTTATTGACGGCAATGATATTACCGAGCTTGCAGCAACACGGAGGCAACTGGAAGAAAAATCAGCGACACTGGATGTGCTGCTGGATTTCATTCCCGAAGGGATACTTATCACCGACAGCGATCACAGGGTGCAAAATGCAAGCCGCCGGATGGCGGAATTGTTCGGGGTACCGGTGGAAAAACTGCTTCATACCAGCGACACGGCACGCCTCGATATGCTTGAGTTGTACTTGCCCGATGGCGAAAGGGTGTGCGCCCAAGACCTTCCTCTGGCGAAGGCGATTATTACCGGCAAAGCCTATGCCGATTTTGAGATAATGCTGAAGCGGAATGGATCCACGGTAATGTTTTCGGTTAATGCAGCGCCGGTTCGGGATTCCGAGGGTAATGTGACGGGGGCTATCGGCGGGTGGCGGGATGTTACCAAAATAAAGAAGGCGGAGCGGATCCTCCGGGAAAATGAAACACTATTGGCGTCCATACTGGAGCAATTGCCCTTAGGTATTGGTGTTCTTGACCAGGAAGGACGTTTTATCTTAAGCAACTCGATTACGCGGGAGTTCGGTCTCGAGCGGTATATGCCCTCGCGGGATCCTGAACTCAAAGAGCTGTGGCTTGCGATCGATGACGAAGGACGGTTACTTCCTCCGGAACAGTGGCCGGACGCCCGGGCTTTACGGGGAGAAACTGTCAGGCCGGGTGTCGAATTTGTCTATACCAGCCGAACAGGAGAGGATCAATGGGTTAAAATATCAGCCGTCCCATTCCGGTGTGACAAAAAAGAAATCAGTGGCGCAATCTTTGTGGCAGAAGATATTACCGCACGCAAACGAGTTGAAGCGGAACGTGAAAACCTGCTCAACCAGATTGCCACCGAACGCCAGCGACTTGATACAATTCTGCGTCGTCTACCGGCAGGGGTGATGATTGCCGTCGCACCTTCAGGCGAAATTATCTATACCAATGAGTATGCCCAAAATCTTTTCGGGCCGGAATACCCCCATGATGGTATCGAACATTATATCAATGGTTGGAAACCATATCATAGTGACGGGAGTCCCTATCCACTGGAAGATATTCCTCTGACCAGAGCCTTACGCGGACAGACAACAACAGGGCGGGAGATGCGGTTCAAACATAAAAGCGGCACCGGATGGATCGATACCGAAGTCAGCGGGGCGCCTATCATGGATGCAGAGGGGAATATCGTGGAAGGGGTCATTACCCTTATGGATATTACCGAACGGAAACGGATCGAAGATGAACTGCAGCAAAAAACAGCGCAGCTCGAAGCGACGATTAATTCCATACCCCACGGGTATGTGGTGTATAGCACCGATGGAACCATTCTCCGTATGAATGACATTGCAAAAGAGATGTCGGGCTTTTCGGAAGCTGATTTTTATAAGGATTCTGCACAGCGACTCCAGCTTTTTCGGGTGTTCTCACCTGACGGGGAACCGATTCCTCTGGAGCAGATACCGGTCCGCCGCGCCTTTAAAGGGGAGACGGTCAGGAATGAAATAATGAGAGTCCGCCCCCGGGCAAACCATGATTTCTGGCTCTCGGTGAGTGCATCACCGATTATCGAGCAGGATACCGGAATATCAGGTGCCGTCATGGCCTTTGTGGATATTTCGCCCCTCCATGAGCTTCAGGAAAGATTGGCAGATGAGAGAAATTTCATGGATGCGGTATTGCAGACTTCGGGTGCCCTGATAATGGTAATCCACAAAAATGGAAAAATCGTCCGCTGTAACCGGGCCTGTGAGCAGTCGACAGGATTCAGTGCCGATGAGATTAACAATCATTCACTTTCTGAGCTTTTGTCTGGTGAGGAGCGCAAGAAGAATGATAAAGTCGTCGAGCGTCTGTTTGCCGGTGAATCGATTGTGGAAAATGAAATCTATTGGCTGACAAAGTCGGGGGAACAGCGGTTTATACGGTGGCGAAACAGTGCAATGTATGATGATAACGGCAATCCGGAATATATTATTGCGACGGGTTTCGATATAACCGAACGTAAAGATCTTGAGGAAGAACTCAATCGCCGGGCCGAACAGCTCGCCACCGCCAACCGCGATCTTGAATCCTTTTCCTATTCGGTTTCCCACGACCTTCGCAACCCCCTCCAGACTATCACCGCCTATACGAGCCTTCTTGAAGAAGTATACACCGACCAGATCAGTAAAGAATGCATGGAGCATTTAAAACATATTGATGTTGAAGTAGAGAAAATGGGACGGCTGATCGATGACATGCTCAACCTGTCGCGTATCGGCAAACAGGAGATGAACCGAAAGGATGTGAACCTGAGCAACATTGTCCGCACGTCTCTTAAGGAATTTGGCATTTCGCAATCGGATCGAAAAGCGGAATTTGTTGTTCAGGATGATCTCCATGCCAATGCCGATAAGCGACTGATTAGCCTTGCCATCGAAAATCTGCTCCGCAATGCCTGGAAATTTACCTCCAAAAGAGAGACAACCCGTATCGAATTCGGTGCAACCGCTCATGACGGAGAAGCCGTCTTTTTTATTCGTGACAATGGTGCAGGGTTTGATATGCAATTTGCACAAACCATTTTTGAACCTTTCAAGCGGGTTCACAAGGAAAAAGAATATCATGGAACCGGCGTGGGACTCTCCATTGTCCAGCGGGTTATCAATCGCCACGGCGGCCGGATATGGGCCGAAGGCGAAGAAGACAAGGGAGCGGTATTTTACTTTACGCTGGGTTAG